In Spodoptera frugiperda isolate SF20-4 chromosome 13, AGI-APGP_CSIRO_Sfru_2.0, whole genome shotgun sequence, the following are encoded in one genomic region:
- the LOC118270580 gene encoding odorant receptor 4-like — protein sequence MALTVLERFYLIDDGFFSFNIKYLFFVGLWPEKTLTRNQKILYKIYEIFIHTLTIIFLIMAGIGTYQHNDDLLIVLSNMDKSLVVYNFFLKTIIFLIKRDQLKDLIDEIEASGDEVTKERKKLMANYVMVITGITAAVVSAFSILALLEGAMSIEAWMPFDPMESSMNLVLSLQIIAVCVFPALCRAFAMQGLVCSMIRYLCDQLIHLQKELRSLDYVKDAEMITRMKFKMIIRKHIRLMSYSMKMESIFKEYFLVQNLAVTVELCLNAVMMTTVGVQQITLLFTFLVYLVLALINAYIYCYLGNELIIQSEGIALAAYESTWTSWPVDLQKDLLIVINASQRPLKLSAGGMALLSIQTFSQALYNGYSIFAVLNDAVN from the exons ATGGCGCTTACCGTACTAGAACGTTTCTATCTAATAGACGATGGCTTCTtttcatttaacataaaatacctCTTCTTTGTTGGACTATGGCCCGAGAAAACTCTAACAAGAAACCagaaaattctctacaaaatctATGAAATATTCATCCATACACTTACAATCATTTTCCTCATCATGGCTGGTATTGGAACTTATCAGCATAACGATGATTTGCTGATCGTTTTATCTAATATGGACAAAAGTTTGGTCGTATAcaacttctttttaaaaacgaTAATATTTCTCATCAAGAGGGATCAGCTGAAAGACCTGATTGATGAGATAGAGGCTTCTGGAGACGAAGTaacgaaagaaagaaaaaagttgaTGGCAAATTATGTGATGGTTATAACTGGTATTACTGCTGCAGTCGTCAGTGCCTTTAGCATTTTAGCTTTACTAGAAGGAGCTATGTCTATAGAAGCGTGGATGCCATTTGACCCAATGGAAAGCTCGATGAACTTAGTACTATCGCTGCAGATTATAGCTGTTTGTGTGTTCCCTGCACTCTGCAGAGCGTTTGCCATGCAAGGTCTAGTCTGTAGTATGATAAGGTACTTATGTGACCAGTTGATACACTTGCAGAAAGAGTTAAGAAGTTTGGATTATGTCAAAGATGCTGAAATGATAACGAGGATGAAGTTCAAGATGATTATAAGGAAGCATATTCGTTTGATGAG TTATTCAATGAAAATGGAGAGTATCTTCAAAGAATATTTCCTAGTCCAAAACTTAGCTGTTACTGTTGAACTGTGTTTGAATGCGGTTATGATGACCACG GTCGGCGTTCAACAAATAACTCTACTATTCACCTTTCTAGTATACCTAGTATTAGCACTAATTAATGCCTACATCTACTGCTACCTGGGCAACGAGCTGATTATACAA AGTGAAGGTATAGCTCTAGCAGCCTACGAGTCTACCTGGACTTCCTGGCCAGTAGACCTTCAGAAAGACCTGCTGATAGTCATCAATGCTTCTCAAAGACCTCTGAAGCTGAGTGCTGGTGGAATGGCGTTACTGTCTATACAGACTTTTAGTCAG